The uncultured Desulfuromonas sp. genome has a segment encoding these proteins:
- a CDS encoding ATP-binding protein: MVQLRVRARAVDMLGRQQIAGIPTAIHELFKNAHDAYAERAEVDYFRRTRVLVLRDDGYGMTREDVENRWLTLGTESRLKANRPDSVDSWTGPKNLPRRVIMGEKGIGRLAIAVIAPITLLLTRAVRPDGMHDLVVVLVHWGLFEQPGLDIGMIDVPIIELPGGSLPTRDDVNGLIGRVRSNIKELREELDGAEFDRLNDELNKVQPIGPDKLDTTLRKFLKKDETPLSLRDDGHGTHFILLPTARELNEDIDGRSKNDPSNFDRLLLGFSNTMTGEIPVIETKLRDHHLDEEPNELIGPSNFFTPEEFENNDHLISGEFDQYGQFNGTIKIYNKSHPFVCNWPDGHGRTIACGPFSIKTSYVMGRTYETQLKSDDHKAIIDKLDRIGGLYIYRNGIRVLPYGNTDVDFLEIEKRRTKSAQDWFFSYRRMMGFISITHEKNEKLHEKAGREGFRQNQAYRDFRNVLINLFERLALEFFRPTSPQNEAYWDKKNELLVQDKLLKKQKKKADNRRNEFKEQLDKFFTAYESGDFDRIVEELCFKAQNKLDNLVLVEDDGYLALGIRELEIELSEKFHLLEKPLMLAKPRSLALTQKLEKDWAAYLRVSTEVLENLISPARKELEVLIRNATASRISDSQRREAALDLLEKQKSGLVRDLSNLRNDAYAAQEEMRTTLKNVVREEFGQFRELVEKLLIDFTRQTAENPDVLDEARAAFEEELSRIRGREASLLEAIKRQLVDFAESLKERETVDDKVGALEQQNQRLEEQLDFYSDFAQMGMGVGILQHEFEKTARDLRTAIRDLKPWADGTPQLKAVYTRLRSSFDHLDGYLKMLDPLGRRLHRTNVEISGDEIRMNLMRIFSKALKEHDINLVASADFLSRKVKCHSSALLGAFINIVDNAIYWVANGAKDERTVSLEVDDQGFLVSNSGPGIEERLRDRIFEFGETTKPGGRGMGLAISRETLLKEGFDLELLQAGSNVDPVFRISIAAEDSEGIDDAE; encoded by the coding sequence ATGGTTCAGTTAAGGGTCAGGGCTCGTGCCGTCGACATGCTGGGCCGGCAACAAATTGCTGGTATCCCAACTGCAATCCATGAACTGTTTAAAAATGCTCACGATGCCTATGCAGAAAGAGCAGAGGTCGATTATTTTCGCCGAACCCGGGTTTTAGTTCTTCGTGATGACGGATATGGGATGACTCGCGAAGATGTAGAAAATCGCTGGCTAACCTTGGGTACAGAAAGCCGTCTTAAAGCGAATCGCCCTGACTCCGTTGACAGTTGGACCGGTCCGAAAAATTTACCTCGCCGCGTAATCATGGGGGAAAAGGGAATAGGCCGTCTGGCCATAGCTGTTATCGCCCCCATTACCTTGCTTCTTACCCGTGCTGTGCGTCCCGATGGGATGCATGATCTTGTCGTTGTCTTGGTTCACTGGGGACTTTTTGAACAGCCTGGGCTCGATATTGGTATGATCGATGTCCCGATTATTGAGCTTCCTGGTGGTTCGTTACCCACTCGTGATGATGTAAATGGGTTGATTGGTCGAGTGAGATCAAACATCAAGGAATTGCGTGAGGAGTTAGATGGAGCTGAGTTTGACCGGCTCAATGATGAATTGAATAAAGTCCAGCCGATAGGCCCCGACAAATTAGACACCACGCTTCGAAAATTCTTGAAAAAGGATGAAACGCCACTATCGCTCAGAGATGATGGCCATGGGACCCATTTTATCCTTTTGCCAACTGCGAGAGAGTTGAATGAAGACATTGATGGCCGAAGTAAAAATGATCCTTCGAATTTCGACAGGCTTCTATTGGGTTTTTCAAACACTATGACGGGAGAAATTCCGGTTATAGAAACCAAGTTACGCGATCATCATCTCGACGAAGAACCAAATGAGCTTATCGGGCCGAGCAACTTTTTCACTCCAGAAGAGTTTGAAAATAATGACCACTTAATATCTGGTGAATTTGATCAGTACGGACAATTTAACGGAACCATCAAAATTTATAACAAATCTCACCCCTTCGTTTGCAATTGGCCAGACGGACATGGCAGGACAATTGCGTGTGGCCCATTTTCAATTAAAACGTCTTATGTCATGGGGCGAACATATGAAACACAATTGAAGTCAGATGACCACAAGGCAATTATTGATAAGCTGGATCGTATCGGAGGCTTGTATATATATAGAAACGGTATCCGAGTGTTACCATACGGAAATACCGATGTTGACTTTCTTGAAATAGAAAAACGGCGAACCAAAAGTGCTCAAGATTGGTTTTTCTCTTATCGCCGCATGATGGGATTTATCTCTATCACCCATGAAAAAAATGAAAAACTGCATGAAAAAGCCGGTCGGGAAGGATTTCGGCAAAATCAAGCATATCGCGATTTCAGAAATGTACTTATCAATCTGTTTGAACGATTGGCGCTTGAATTTTTCAGACCCACATCTCCTCAAAACGAAGCTTACTGGGATAAAAAAAACGAACTCTTAGTACAAGACAAACTACTGAAAAAACAGAAGAAAAAGGCTGACAATAGAAGGAACGAGTTCAAGGAGCAACTTGATAAGTTTTTCACTGCATACGAATCTGGTGATTTCGACCGGATTGTGGAAGAGCTTTGTTTTAAGGCGCAAAACAAACTTGATAATTTGGTGTTGGTAGAGGATGACGGCTATTTGGCCCTGGGTATCCGTGAATTGGAAATCGAATTGTCGGAAAAATTTCATTTACTTGAAAAACCTCTCATGCTTGCCAAGCCGCGTAGTCTCGCGTTAACCCAAAAACTCGAAAAAGATTGGGCGGCCTATTTGCGGGTTTCCACTGAGGTCCTCGAAAATTTGATCTCTCCCGCGAGAAAAGAACTTGAAGTCCTTATCCGCAATGCCACCGCCAGTAGAATCAGTGATTCCCAACGACGGGAAGCCGCATTGGACCTTCTCGAAAAACAAAAATCTGGGCTAGTACGCGATTTGAGTAATTTGCGGAATGATGCTTATGCCGCTCAAGAGGAAATGCGCACCACCTTAAAAAATGTAGTGCGTGAAGAGTTTGGTCAGTTTCGGGAGCTTGTTGAAAAGCTATTGATCGATTTTACGCGGCAAACCGCAGAAAATCCAGATGTGTTAGATGAAGCCAGAGCGGCATTTGAAGAAGAGCTTTCAAGAATACGCGGACGCGAAGCTTCCTTGCTGGAAGCGATAAAGAGGCAGTTGGTCGATTTTGCTGAAAGTTTGAAGGAACGGGAGACTGTAGACGACAAAGTCGGCGCTTTGGAGCAACAAAATCAGCGGCTGGAAGAACAATTGGATTTTTACTCTGACTTTGCACAAATGGGGATGGGCGTTGGTATTCTTCAACACGAATTTGAAAAGACAGCTCGCGATTTACGGACTGCGATCCGCGATCTCAAGCCTTGGGCTGATGGCACCCCACAACTAAAAGCAGTTTATACCCGTCTAAGAAGTTCATTCGATCATTTGGACGGATATTTGAAAATGCTCGACCCTCTTGGCCGCAGATTGCACCGAACCAACGTAGAAATTTCGGGTGACGAAATCCGTATGAATCTGATGCGAATTTTTAGCAAAGCCCTTAAAGAGCACGATATCAATTTGGTCGCCAGTGCTGATTTCCTCTCACGAAAAGTGAAATGCCATTCTTCGGCATTGCTTGGTGCGTTTATCAATATCGTAGACAATGCCATTTATTGGGTTGCCAATGGGGCAAAGGATGAGCGAACCGTCTCTCTCGAAGTGGATGATCAGGGTTTTCTGGTCTCCAACTCTGGCCCCGGTATTGAAGAGCGTCTGCGAGATCGAATTTTCGAATTTGGTGAAACAACAAAACCCGGTGGTCGTGGAATGGGGCTGGCGATTTCTAGAGAAACCCTGTTGAAAGAAGGGTTTGATCTTGAATTGTTGCAAGCCGGAAGCAATGTGGATCCGGTTTTCAGAATTTCAATAGCCGCAGAAGACTCGGAGGGGATCGATGACGCAGAGTGA
- a CDS encoding very short patch repair endonuclease codes for MAKRPAASSEAVSRTMKKVRNRDTKEELAVRRLLFAKGLRYRVQYRPKKPNIGRSSIDIAFPGKRLAIFIDGCFWHGCPEHGTVPKANQEWWAKKLAANQKSDDRVTNTLQESGWTVLRFWTHQTPEEIAGEIEMKLDDINPLEVSKGI; via the coding sequence ATGGCTAAGCGTCCAGCTGCGTCATCTGAGGCGGTATCCCGCACCATGAAAAAGGTGAGAAATCGGGATACAAAAGAAGAGTTGGCTGTTAGACGGTTGCTCTTCGCTAAGGGGCTTCGTTACCGAGTACAATACCGCCCCAAGAAACCGAACATTGGCCGTTCTTCGATTGATATTGCATTCCCGGGGAAACGCTTGGCGATCTTCATTGATGGTTGTTTTTGGCACGGATGCCCCGAACACGGAACCGTTCCAAAAGCCAATCAAGAATGGTGGGCAAAGAAGTTAGCTGCAAATCAAAAAAGTGACGACCGGGTTACAAACACTTTACAGGAATCTGGTTGGACAGTGTTGCGATTTTGGACACATCAGACCCCGGAAGAAATTGCCGGGGAGATTGAAATGAAGCTAGATGATATTAACCCTTTGGAAGTGTCTAAGGGTATTTAA
- a CDS encoding phospholipase D family protein, with translation MQKFILFLIFLVLTTSTAFANNLQDLLSPTFTAHPNQSGAYVLDKGEESLLARAWLVDHGAETIDVQYFIWSDDNIGTLATESLLRAGQRGVRVRVIVDDLLIQAPEDFLLALAAHPNISIRVYNPQHKTGVSTPQRLWNIFSNFRAANQRMHDKTFIVDQQVAITGGRNMADEYYDFDQSYNFRDRDILLLGPVAQTMTVSFDAFWNSALAKPIESLLDAKHAPDEQRRDAIYADLHAYAQNPENFAPEVKQALDDLPLKFQMLMDNLAWGEVQFISDEPGKNSGDHGLGGGGRSTSRLAEALAQAEKSVTIQSPYLVMPEGGLELFEELIKKGVKVRISTNSLLSTDNLQAFSGYSNQREDLLEAGIEVFEFQPHPRIQQHLMERYPKLKEKAPVFAIHAKTLVIDGEKLFVGTFNLDPRSANLNTEVGGDHRQSASGATGGAGDRARHGSGQQLEQR, from the coding sequence ATGCAGAAATTTATCTTGTTTTTGATTTTTCTTGTTCTGACCACTTCCACTGCTTTCGCCAACAATCTCCAAGACCTGCTCTCCCCAACATTCACCGCCCATCCCAATCAAAGTGGCGCTTACGTGCTGGACAAAGGGGAAGAATCCCTGCTGGCGCGCGCTTGGTTAGTCGATCATGGGGCGGAAACCATCGACGTGCAGTATTTCATCTGGAGCGATGACAATATCGGCACCCTGGCCACCGAGAGCCTGTTGCGGGCGGGGCAGCGCGGCGTGCGGGTGCGGGTGATTGTTGATGATCTTTTGATCCAGGCGCCGGAGGATTTTCTGCTGGCGCTGGCCGCGCATCCCAATATTTCCATCCGGGTTTATAACCCGCAGCACAAAACCGGCGTTTCGACCCCGCAGCGGTTGTGGAATATTTTCAGCAATTTTCGCGCGGCCAATCAGCGCATGCACGACAAGACGTTTATTGTCGATCAGCAGGTCGCCATCACCGGCGGTCGCAACATGGCGGATGAGTATTACGATTTTGACCAGAGCTACAACTTTCGGGATCGCGATATCCTGTTGCTTGGTCCGGTGGCACAGACCATGACCGTCAGTTTTGATGCGTTCTGGAACAGTGCTCTGGCCAAACCGATTGAAAGCCTGCTCGATGCCAAGCATGCCCCGGATGAACAACGGCGTGACGCCATCTATGCCGATTTGCATGCCTACGCGCAAAATCCGGAAAACTTTGCTCCTGAAGTGAAACAGGCGCTGGATGATCTGCCACTGAAATTTCAGATGTTGATGGATAATCTGGCGTGGGGTGAGGTGCAATTCATCAGCGATGAACCGGGGAAGAATTCCGGTGACCACGGGCTGGGTGGCGGTGGTCGCTCGACGAGCCGACTGGCCGAAGCCCTGGCGCAGGCAGAGAAGAGCGTGACCATCCAATCCCCCTATCTGGTGATGCCGGAGGGTGGACTGGAGCTGTTTGAAGAGCTGATCAAAAAAGGGGTCAAGGTGCGCATCAGCACCAATTCGCTGTTGTCCACCGATAATCTGCAGGCGTTCAGCGGTTACAGCAATCAGCGGGAGGATCTGTTGGAAGCGGGCATTGAGGTGTTTGAATTTCAGCCCCATCCGCGCATTCAGCAGCACTTGATGGAGCGTTATCCGAAGCTGAAAGAGAAGGCGCCGGTGTTTGCCATCCACGCCAAGACCCTGGTGATCGATGGTGAAAAATTGTTTGTCGGCACCTTCAATCTCGATCCCCGTTCGGCCAACCTCAACACCGAAGTGGGGGGTGATCATCGACAATCCGCATCTGGCGCAACAGGTGGAGCTGGAGATCGAGCGCGACATGGCTCCGGGCAACAGTTGGAACAGCGCTGA
- a CDS encoding DNA cytosine methyltransferase: MKTAIDLFCGSGAVTWGLKQAGFNVVGAIDLDTTACATYHANHPEVHLLEQDIRKVSPAVFTSTLSGANVDLLVVCAPCQPFSNRNQKKSNDDLRSLLVLESLRFIEHLNPEMIFFENVPNIGKSSVFSELAEKLKELGFHLNPPQSVDAAELGVPQRRERMILVGARRVSLLQHVQHINASQRQTVFDAISDLPVPPIGSPIEGGDALHFSRRHSALNISRLQHIPHDGGSRDSLPEQLQLLCHKKLSRNSNSFPDTYGRMRWHDVAPTLTTGCTDITKGRYAHPVQDRAITLREAARLQSFPDNYIFRGNSAQIATQIGNAVPPGMMAGIANFLYEALEDGGRMDAVAENG, from the coding sequence ATGAAAACGGCGATTGATTTATTTTGTGGTTCCGGAGCTGTAACCTGGGGACTGAAGCAAGCCGGTTTCAATGTCGTCGGTGCAATCGATTTAGATACCACCGCCTGTGCCACCTATCATGCAAATCATCCGGAAGTCCATCTCCTAGAGCAGGATATCAGAAAAGTTTCTCCTGCCGTTTTTACCTCAACCCTTAGCGGAGCAAATGTAGACCTTCTGGTCGTTTGTGCTCCGTGCCAACCCTTTAGCAACCGAAATCAAAAGAAATCGAATGATGACCTTCGTTCGTTACTCGTGCTGGAGTCATTACGCTTCATCGAGCATTTGAATCCCGAAATGATTTTTTTTGAGAATGTTCCCAATATTGGGAAGTCTTCCGTTTTTAGTGAGCTAGCTGAAAAATTAAAGGAACTGGGGTTTCATCTGAATCCTCCCCAAAGTGTTGACGCTGCAGAACTGGGAGTGCCACAGCGCAGGGAGAGAATGATTCTTGTTGGGGCCAGACGAGTTTCTTTACTTCAGCATGTTCAGCACATAAATGCCTCACAGAGACAAACCGTTTTTGATGCCATTAGTGATTTGCCCGTTCCGCCAATCGGTTCGCCAATAGAGGGCGGTGATGCACTGCATTTCTCAAGGCGCCATTCAGCATTGAATATCAGCCGACTGCAGCACATTCCTCATGATGGGGGTAGCCGAGATTCTTTGCCCGAACAATTACAACTTCTTTGTCATAAGAAGTTGTCCCGTAATAGCAACTCTTTTCCGGATACCTACGGGCGCATGAGGTGGCACGACGTTGCTCCAACCTTGACAACTGGTTGTACAGACATCACCAAGGGCAGATATGCCCATCCGGTTCAAGATCGAGCCATTACCCTCAGAGAGGCCGCTCGTCTCCAATCTTTCCCGGACAATTATATCTTTAGAGGGAATAGCGCCCAGATAGCGACTCAAATCGGTAACGCGGTGCCCCCTGGAATGATGGCGGGAATCGCCAATTTCTTATATGAGGCGCTGGAAGATGGGGGCCGGATGGACGCCGTAGCAGAGAATGGCTAA
- a CDS encoding response regulator receiver domain, translating into MTQSEAIKDVNAPWREHCKNAVRKFVMNAVVIDNQPVLSNKSTPSLAAKTAEVVDDGMGGEPATPKPESQEVDSTGEAGTEESQDLSAHDLNIRVVSDAFAKEQIACAFVLPDDDEIDSDSKAQRIIAASRQSDMIVIDWYLQDKDPSLTLRVLEKIAEEDAKENGRLRLICVYTGQPSSFFEQITKDVVAAFKKGGLPPEKIDEKKGWAKGNNFCFLVLNKTEVQGEELPDKLLEAMTDLSEGLLPSFALAAVAAVRRNMHHIATRFSSDLDMAFVANRLITDPPGDVAELIRELFVSECDTALGLEKVADNYLEKNQISKWLDKHNQPKRRETYGGKKGNDISVDRAFIDGLLNKGIRQGKVEIEGVGEKSFKEDYRRKVTFGLHGSKEKAIESETDFSRFASLKREAFGSTKLLSQEGWVPSLSLGTVLRVDSEKPDEVPHKYYYCLTPACDTLRLQGEKRTFMMLELEEPDGNPNLIIKEIDAVKKLRIVPKPYNIRSFVFKGDDVTGRVQATPTDKDSNHSHFIFSTTDNEYEFLWLAEVRRNRANRDMADLNREWLRLGIYELEYLRLAGRKKADF; encoded by the coding sequence ATGACGCAGAGTGAAGCAATTAAAGATGTGAATGCTCCATGGCGTGAGCACTGCAAAAATGCAGTACGTAAGTTTGTGATGAATGCAGTAGTTATTGATAATCAACCAGTCTTAAGTAATAAATCCACCCCTTCCTTGGCAGCTAAAACTGCAGAGGTTGTGGATGACGGGATGGGTGGGGAGCCTGCTACTCCAAAACCTGAAAGCCAAGAAGTTGATTCTACGGGGGAGGCTGGCACTGAGGAAAGTCAAGATCTTTCAGCCCACGATTTAAATATCCGAGTTGTTTCAGATGCTTTTGCCAAGGAGCAAATAGCGTGTGCTTTTGTCCTGCCCGATGATGATGAGATAGATTCTGACAGTAAAGCACAGCGCATCATTGCCGCCAGTAGACAATCGGATATGATTGTTATTGATTGGTATCTGCAAGACAAAGACCCTTCTCTGACATTGAGAGTTCTCGAAAAAATTGCGGAAGAAGATGCAAAAGAAAACGGTCGCTTGCGTCTGATTTGTGTATATACGGGCCAGCCATCTTCATTTTTTGAGCAAATAACTAAAGATGTTGTTGCGGCTTTCAAAAAGGGGGGCTTGCCTCCTGAAAAAATTGATGAAAAGAAGGGGTGGGCAAAAGGAAACAATTTCTGTTTTCTCGTTCTGAACAAAACTGAAGTTCAAGGCGAAGAACTACCGGATAAGCTTCTTGAGGCAATGACAGATTTATCTGAAGGGTTATTGCCTTCCTTTGCTTTAGCCGCAGTAGCTGCCGTACGTCGCAATATGCACCACATTGCGACACGATTCTCTTCTGATTTGGATATGGCTTTTGTCGCCAACCGTTTAATCACAGATCCTCCTGGTGATGTTGCAGAGCTGATCCGAGAACTTTTTGTTTCTGAATGCGATACTGCTCTTGGTCTCGAAAAAGTTGCAGATAATTACCTTGAAAAAAATCAAATTTCAAAATGGCTTGATAAACATAACCAACCAAAAAGAAGAGAGACCTATGGGGGGAAAAAGGGTAACGACATATCCGTTGATCGAGCCTTCATTGACGGGTTGCTGAATAAAGGAATCAGGCAGGGTAAAGTGGAGATTGAAGGGGTAGGCGAAAAATCTTTCAAAGAAGATTATCGAAGAAAAGTTACTTTTGGATTGCATGGCTCTAAAGAAAAAGCCATTGAATCCGAGACTGATTTCTCTCGATTTGCTTCTTTGAAGCGCGAAGCATTTGGTTCTACAAAGCTTCTTTCCCAAGAGGGGTGGGTTCCTTCTTTGTCTTTGGGTACAGTGCTTAGGGTTGATTCTGAAAAGCCAGATGAAGTTCCTCATAAGTATTATTATTGTCTTACGCCAGCTTGTGACACTCTTCGGTTGCAGGGTGAAAAAAGAACCTTCATGATGCTGGAATTGGAAGAACCGGATGGAAACCCCAATTTAATTATAAAAGAAATAGATGCTGTGAAAAAGCTTCGCATAGTCCCTAAGCCATATAATATTAGAAGCTTTGTTTTCAAAGGGGACGACGTGACTGGCCGAGTTCAGGCTACTCCTACGGATAAAGATTCTAACCATTCCCATTTTATTTTTTCAACAACCGACAATGAATATGAATTCCTGTGGCTGGCTGAAGTTAGAAGAAATCGTGCAAATCGCGACATGGCTGACCTTAATAGGGAATGGCTGAGGCTTGGCATTTATGAATTGGAATATTTACGTTTGGCAGGCCGAAAAAAAGCTGATTTTTGA
- the dbpA gene encoding ATP-dependent RNA helicase DbpA, translating into MSQTDFSAVKLQPALLKNLQSIDYAHMTPIQAMALPPILAGSDVIGQGKTGSGKTAAFGLGLLEKLNVKRFRVQALVLCPTRELADQVAKEIRTLARTIHNIKVLTLCGGMPFGPQLGSLEHGAHIVVGTPGRIEEHVRKGALKLDNLNILVLDEADRMLEMGFQEALDAIIDQTPQERQTLLFSATFPRQIESIAARVMKTPVMVQVEATHDSAVIAQHFYEVADDEEQRKQALRRLLLHHQPASAVVFCNTKLDTREVADDLREHGFSALALHGDLEQRERDQALVRFSNGSATILVATDVAARGLDIEALDSVFNYHLARESEVHVHRIGRTGRAGSHGLACSLYSSKEQFKVTRLAKFLDQDLSGEPLPAESVLETEPRQPSMATLQIDGGKRQKIRPGDILGALTGANGINGADVGKINVFANWAYVAVKRESAAAALKKLCNGKLKGRVIRSRRIRG; encoded by the coding sequence GTGAGCCAAACCGATTTTTCCGCCGTAAAATTACAGCCCGCACTGCTTAAAAACCTCCAGTCCATCGACTACGCGCACATGACGCCTATCCAGGCCATGGCTCTGCCGCCGATTCTGGCGGGCAGCGATGTCATCGGTCAGGGCAAAACCGGCTCGGGAAAAACAGCCGCCTTCGGCCTCGGCCTGCTGGAAAAACTCAACGTCAAACGCTTTCGCGTGCAGGCGCTGGTGTTGTGCCCGACACGTGAACTGGCCGATCAGGTGGCCAAAGAGATTCGCACACTGGCGCGCACTATCCACAACATCAAGGTACTGACGTTATGCGGCGGCATGCCGTTCGGCCCGCAACTCGGCTCTCTGGAGCACGGCGCCCATATCGTGGTCGGCACACCGGGGCGCATTGAAGAGCATGTCCGCAAAGGGGCCTTGAAGCTGGACAACCTCAACATCCTGGTGTTGGATGAAGCGGACCGTATGCTGGAGATGGGCTTTCAGGAGGCGCTCGATGCCATCATCGACCAGACTCCGCAGGAGCGCCAGACCCTGCTGTTCAGCGCGACGTTTCCCCGCCAGATCGAATCGATTGCCGCGCGGGTGATGAAGACACCAGTCATGGTTCAGGTGGAAGCCACCCACGACAGTGCAGTGATCGCGCAACATTTCTACGAAGTTGCCGACGACGAAGAGCAGCGCAAACAGGCACTGCGTCGTTTGTTGCTCCATCACCAACCGGCTTCGGCGGTGGTGTTCTGCAATACCAAGCTGGACACCCGCGAGGTTGCCGACGATCTACGCGAGCACGGCTTCAGCGCCCTGGCACTGCACGGCGATCTGGAACAACGTGAGCGGGATCAGGCGCTGGTGCGGTTCAGCAACGGCAGTGCTACGATTCTCGTCGCCACCGACGTTGCTGCGCGCGGTCTCGATATTGAGGCGTTGGATTCCGTGTTCAACTACCATCTGGCTCGCGAGAGCGAGGTGCACGTCCATCGCATCGGCCGCACCGGTCGGGCGGGCAGCCACGGCCTCGCCTGTTCACTGTACAGCAGCAAAGAACAGTTCAAGGTGACGCGACTGGCAAAATTTCTCGATCAGGATCTGAGCGGCGAGCCGCTGCCAGCGGAGAGCGTGCTGGAGACAGAGCCTCGCCAGCCCTCCATGGCCACCTTGCAGATTGATGGCGGCAAGCGGCAAAAAATCAGGCCGGGCGACATCCTCGGCGCGCTGACCGGAGCCAACGGCATTAACGGAGCCGATGTCGGCAAGATCAACGTCTTTGCCAACTGGGCCTATGTGGCGGTCAAACGCGAGTCGGCTGCGGCGGCGTTAAAAAAGCTCTGTAACGGCAAGCTCAAGGGACGCGTCATCCGCTCCCGGCGGATTCGCGGGTAA